The proteins below are encoded in one region of Brassica napus cultivar Da-Ae chromosome A6, Da-Ae, whole genome shotgun sequence:
- the LOC125575885 gene encoding uncharacterized protein LOC125575885 isoform X4 produces the protein MKNNLKKKGKLLSIAKDCEVEVSIQEDGFRGSWYRAILEQNPTRVTGKKLRVSYKTMFNEDGVSPLKETIERSFIRPVPPECLNEGVVFKEGSVVDAYFNNGWWTGVIVVERPDGSFLVYFDDPPDIMRFIRSQLRPHADWIGSKWVKSKNKVLSQHMFTRGKLVEMTREISESEKEKIWVRALVITEVRKQGDDRRKFLIKRCTISQNSSDEAEGKHLIVDICKIRPSPPRDLCAEYSLNDYVEVVVTHGWRKGRVTEILLENKYKVYFAATKEDAVFNYTEIRLSMEWLGGGSWIRAHEREFENNAGTPIRPGQDSPSNTLATDEDDTLNDDATKIRSDQESPSITLVLESNEEDKVNDDATEITSSLERHRNTSVLEATEAETQNHETIYGKELPLPHESEDMMDDVATPIIDPQEIPRGETMSESNDKIALPKRISETGTKGVVLQRINKRSNLKLVGKVETLLGKEFKKLEDSFLAPVIKMGRKQKLMVFSRHLIHHLLLRRIDIGEKGLWFTFGEQLMRFSLREFHLTTGLPCVVDKDEDEAETSATKKKKKDPWMNKNQTLNTLLKLLVEKSKELTADQRLRLGATILVEGILMASNPVTSIPEERLLRARNFKEFCKYPWGNLAFDYLLKEVKSFTYAKLTENNQYAICGFIYALQLWALSSVNQLGTFFGISDDGIQFPLCLHWKETKALTIEEVNRFDQMEKVDVKCILGDPGLHSDLVEDVDCEFGRVVDLVKRGYRLKRQDWLNRSVDIAVAEAEVDENNSVPGIDATDQEKIEFLNNKVVSLEERVKYLEGLLNIRGETVKETEKSKETEAATKTKVNGQNADYELDENEVLGVYIDAKRKEIAKRKKNGVRPPREVGHQDEDDVEVEVNEEQPQEEEEQQQEDDTEDDVDDGDKESENPETNEGQTQEEEEQHQEDDAEVNEEQPQEEEEQQEEEDTEDDVDDGDKESENPETNEEQKQEEEEQQQEDDTEVNTDVDVGAKENGSENPVKGSKKRGRKVNISQCIRVYKMLFSIIYVTFFIVSSKLKDGEENEDAYEKPVKVTRKSERVTKVNISLCIMLYKMLFSIINVTFFIVSSKLKGGEVNEDASEKPMKGTRKSKRGTKVNISQCIRVYKMLFSIINVTFFIVSSKLKGGEVNEDASEKPMKGTRKSKRGTKDGEENEYAYEKPVKVTRKSERVTKGKKKGVTPPREVQQQVEDHAETNEDGEGNEDASKKHVKFTKKNGRGNKEHNVGTPKSKKQKKQFEKDSADDVIGSVLEDLKNAD, from the exons atgaaaaataatttgaagaaaaaaggaaaactttTGTCTATTGCCAAAGATTGTGAAGTAGAAGTATCTATTCAAGAAGATGGGTTCAGAGGTTCTTGGTATAGAGCTATCCTCGAGCAAAATCCGACGAGAGTAACAGGAAAAAAGCTTCGGGTTAGTTACAAAACTATGTTCAACGAAGATGGTGTAAGTCCTTTGAAGGAAACTATTGAAAGAAGTTTTATTCGGCCAGTCCCGCCAGAGTGTCTGAATGAGGGTGTCGTATTCAAGGAAGGGTCGGTGGTGGATGCTTATTTTAATAATGGTTGGTGGACTGGTGTTATCGTAGTTGAAAGGCCAGATGGTAGTTTTttggtttactttgatgatcCACCAGACATAATGAGATTCATCAGAAGCCAACTGAGACCTCATGCTGATTGGATCGGCTCCAAATGGGTCAAAAGCAAAAACaag GTATTGAGTCAACACATGTTTACGAGAGGGAAGTTGGTGGAAATGACCCGTGAAATTAGTGAAagtgaaaaggaaaaaatttGGGTCCGAGCATTGGTAATTACAGAAGTTCGGAAACAAGGAGATGATAGAAGAAAATTTCTGATCAAAAGATGTACAATCTCACAAAATTCGAGTGATGAAGCGGAAGGAAAACATTTAATAGTTGATATTTGCAAAATAAGGCCATCTCCTCCTCGAGATCTTTGTGCAGAGTACAGTCTGAACGACTATGTTGAAGTGGTTGTTACCCATGGGTGGCGCAAAGGTCGAGTGACGGAAATTCTCCTTGAAAACAAATACAAAGTGTATTTCGCTGCCACAAAAGAGGATGCGGTTTTTAATTATACTGAGATTAGGCTGTCAATGGAGTGGCTAGGTGGTGGTAGTTGGATTCGCGCACATGAG AGAGAATTTGAAAATAATGCTGGCACACCAATCAGACCCGGTCAAGATAGTCCTAGTAACACACTTGCCACCGATGAAGATGATACGTTGAATGATGATGCCACCAAAATCAGATCCGATCAAGAGAGCCCTAGTATCACACTTGTTTTAGAATCCAATGAAGAGGATAAGGTGAATGATGATGCCACAGAAATCACATCCTCTCTCGAGAGACACAGAAACACTTCTGTTTTAGAAGCCACTGAGGCTGAAACACAAAACCATGAAACCATATAT GGAAAGGAGTTACCATTACCTCATGAATCAGAAGATATGATGGATGATGTAGCCACTCCAATCATAGACCCTCAAGAGATTCCACGAG GTGAAACGATGAGTGAGTCTAATGACAAGATTGCTTTGCCAAAAAGAATCTCCGAAACTGGTACAAAAGGAGTCGTATTGCAAAGAATTAACAAGCGCTCCAATCTGAAGTTGGTTGGTAAAGTTGAAACCCTTTTGGGCAAAGAATTCAAGAAGCTTGAAGATTCATTCTTGGCTCCGGTAATTAAGATGGGAAGGAAGCAGAAGCTTATGGTGTTTTCAAGGCATTTGATTCATCACTTACTCTTAAGGAGAATTGATATAGGCGAGAAGGGTTTGTGGTTTACTTTTGGAGAACAACTAATGAGGTTTTCTCTAAGAGAATTCCACTTGACAACGGGTCTGCCTTGTGttgttgataaagatgaagatgaagccgAGACTTCagcaacaaaaaagaagaagaaagatccATGGATGAACAAGAATCAAACTCTAAACACCTTGCTTAAGCTTCTTGTCGAAAAGAGTAAAGAGCTTACTGCTGATCAGAGATTAAGATTGGGAGCTACAATCCTTGTGGAAGGGATATTGATGGCAAGCAATCCGGTGACAAGTATTCCAGAAGAGCGTCTGCTTAGAGCTAGAAATTTCAAAGAGTTTTGCAAGTATCCCTGGGGGAATTTGGCCTTTGATTATTTACTGAAAGAAGTGAAGAGCTTTACCTATGCAAAGCTGACGGAGAATAATCAATACGCGATTTGTGGCTTTATATATGCGCTTCAGCTCTGGGCGTTATCTTCTGTGAATCAACTAGGCACATTCTTTGGTATTAGCGATGATGGAATTCAGTTTCCCTTGTGCTTGCATTGGAAAGAAACCAAAGCGCTTACTATTGAGGAGGTTAACAGATTCGACCAAATGGAGAAG GTTGATGTCAAATGTATCCTTGGAGATCCCGGATTGCATAGCGACTTGGTTGAAGATGTTGACTGTGAATTTGGAAGAGTTGTTGATCTTGTCAAAAGAGGATATCGTTTGAAGAGACAAGATTGGCTCAATAGAAGTGTCGACATTGCCGTTGCTGAAGCTGAAGTGGACGAAAATAATTCTGTTCCTGGGATTGATGCAACTGATCAAGAAAAGATTGAATTCCTCAATAATAAGGTAGTGTCTCTTGAAGAAAGAGTGAAGTACCTTGAAGGTCTTTTGAACATTCGTGGAGAAACTGTGAAG GAAACTGAGAAGTCAAAAGAAACTGAAGCCGCCACAAAAACCAAG GTAAATGGACAGAATGCCGATTATGAACTTGACGAAAATGAAGTTTTAGGAGTTTATATAGATGCCAAAAGAAAGGAAATCGCTaag AGAAAGAAGAATGGTGTAAGACCTCCACGTGAAGTAGGACatcaagatgaagatgatgtaGAAGTCGAAGTCAATGAA gaacaaccacaagaagaagaggaacaacaacaagaagatgATACAGAAGACGATGTGGACGATGGTGATAAAGAGAGTGAAAATCCGGAAACCAATGAA GGACAGACACAAGAGGAAGAGGAACAACACCAAGAGGATGACGCAGAAGTCAATGAA gaacagccacaagaagaagaggaacaacaagaagaagaggatacAGAAGACGATGTGGACGACGGTGATAAAGAGAGTGAAAATCCGGAAACCAATGAA GAACAGAAACAAGAGGAAGAGGAGCAACAACAAGAGGATGACACAGAAGTCAATACAGATGTTGACGTCGGTGCTAAGGAAAATGGATCTGAAAACCCCGTGAAAGGTTCAAAGAAACGTGGAAGAAAGGTAAATATCTCTCAGtgtataagggtttataaaatgtTGTTTAGTATAATCtatgtaactttttttattgtgtCATCAAAATTGAAGGATGGAGAAGAAAATGAGGATGCATATGAAAAGCCCGTGAAGGTTACAAGGAAAAGTGAAAGAGTAACTAAGGTAAATATCTCTCTGTGTATAATGCTTTATAAAATGCTGTTTAGTATAATCAatgtaactttttttattgtgtCATCAAAATTGAAGGGTGGAGAAGTAAATGAGGATGCATCTGAAAAGCCCATGAAGGGTACAAGGAAAAGTAAAAGAGGAACTAAGGTGAATATCTCTCAGtgtataagggtttataaaatgcTGTTTAGTATAATCAatgtaactttttttattgtgtCATCAAAATTGAAGGGTGGAGAAGTAAATGAGGATGCATCTGAAAAGCCCATGAAGGGTACAAGGAAAAGTAAAAGAGGAACTAAG GATGGAGAAGAAAATGAGTATGCATATGAAAAGCCCGTGAAGGTTACAAGGAAAAGTGAAAGAGTAACTAAG GGAAAGAAGAAAGGTGTAACACCCCCACGTGAAGTACAACAACAAGTAGAAGATCATGCAGAAACCAATGAA GATGGAGAAGGGAATGAGGATGCATCTAAAAAGCACGTGAAGTTTACAAAGAAGAATGGAAGAGGAAATAAG GAACACAATGTTGGCACCCCCAAAtcgaaaaaacaaaagaaacaatttGAGAAAGATTCAGCTGATGATGTGATAGGAAGTGTTTTGGAAGATCTTAAAAATGCCGATTAG
- the LOC125575885 gene encoding uncharacterized protein LOC125575885 isoform X17: MKNNLKKKGKLLSIAKDCEVEVSIQEDGFRGSWYRAILEQNPTRVTGKKLRVSYKTMFNEDGVSPLKETIERSFIRPVPPECLNEGVVFKEGSVVDAYFNNGWWTGVIVVERPDGSFLVYFDDPPDIMRFIRSQLRPHADWIGSKWVKSKNKVLSQHMFTRGKLVEMTREISESEKEKIWVRALVITEVRKQGDDRRKFLIKRCTISQNSSDEAEGKHLIVDICKIRPSPPRDLCAEYSLNDYVEVVVTHGWRKGRVTEILLENKYKVYFAATKEDAVFNYTEIRLSMEWLGGGSWIRAHEREFENNAGTPIRPGQDSPSNTLATDEDDTLNDDATKIRSDQESPSITLVLESNEEDKVNDDATEITSSLERHRNTSVLEATEAETQNHETIYGKELPLPHESEDMMDDVATPIIDPQEIPRGETMSESNDKIALPKRISETGTKGVVLQRINKRSNLKLVGKVETLLGKEFKKLEDSFLAPVIKMGRKQKLMVFSRHLIHHLLLRRIDIGEKGLWFTFGEQLMRFSLREFHLTTGLPCVVDKDEDEAETSATKKKKKDPWMNKNQTLNTLLKLLVEKSKELTADQRLRLGATILVEGILMASNPVTSIPEERLLRARNFKEFCKYPWGNLAFDYLLKEVKSFTYAKLTENNQYAICGFIYALQLWALSSVNQLGTFFGISDDGIQFPLCLHWKETKALTIEEVNRFDQMEKVDVKCILGDPGLHSDLVEDVDCEFGRVVDLVKRGYRLKRQDWLNRSVDIAVAEAEVDENNSVPGIDATDQEKIEFLNNKVVSLEERVKYLEGLLNIRGETVKETEKSKETEAATKTKVNGQNADYELDENEVLGVYIDAKRKEIAKRKKNGVRPPREVGHQDEDDVEVEVNEEQPQEEEEQQQEDDTEDDVDDGDKESENPETNEGQTQEEEEQHQEDDAEVNEEQPQEEEEQQEEEDTEDDVDDGDKESENPETNEEQKQEEEEQQQEDDTEVNTDVDVGAKENGSENPVKGSKKRGRKDGEENEDAYEKPVKVTRKSERVTKGGEVNEDASEKPMKGTRKSKRGTKGGEVNEDASEKPMKGTRKSKRGTKVNISLCIMLYKMLFSILYVTFFIVSSKLKDGEENEYAYEKPVKVTRKSERVTKGKKKGVTPPREVQQQVEDHAETNEDGEGNEDASKKHVKFTKKNGRGNKEHNVGTPKSKKQKKQFEKDSADDVIGSVLEDLKNAD; encoded by the exons atgaaaaataatttgaagaaaaaaggaaaactttTGTCTATTGCCAAAGATTGTGAAGTAGAAGTATCTATTCAAGAAGATGGGTTCAGAGGTTCTTGGTATAGAGCTATCCTCGAGCAAAATCCGACGAGAGTAACAGGAAAAAAGCTTCGGGTTAGTTACAAAACTATGTTCAACGAAGATGGTGTAAGTCCTTTGAAGGAAACTATTGAAAGAAGTTTTATTCGGCCAGTCCCGCCAGAGTGTCTGAATGAGGGTGTCGTATTCAAGGAAGGGTCGGTGGTGGATGCTTATTTTAATAATGGTTGGTGGACTGGTGTTATCGTAGTTGAAAGGCCAGATGGTAGTTTTttggtttactttgatgatcCACCAGACATAATGAGATTCATCAGAAGCCAACTGAGACCTCATGCTGATTGGATCGGCTCCAAATGGGTCAAAAGCAAAAACaag GTATTGAGTCAACACATGTTTACGAGAGGGAAGTTGGTGGAAATGACCCGTGAAATTAGTGAAagtgaaaaggaaaaaatttGGGTCCGAGCATTGGTAATTACAGAAGTTCGGAAACAAGGAGATGATAGAAGAAAATTTCTGATCAAAAGATGTACAATCTCACAAAATTCGAGTGATGAAGCGGAAGGAAAACATTTAATAGTTGATATTTGCAAAATAAGGCCATCTCCTCCTCGAGATCTTTGTGCAGAGTACAGTCTGAACGACTATGTTGAAGTGGTTGTTACCCATGGGTGGCGCAAAGGTCGAGTGACGGAAATTCTCCTTGAAAACAAATACAAAGTGTATTTCGCTGCCACAAAAGAGGATGCGGTTTTTAATTATACTGAGATTAGGCTGTCAATGGAGTGGCTAGGTGGTGGTAGTTGGATTCGCGCACATGAG AGAGAATTTGAAAATAATGCTGGCACACCAATCAGACCCGGTCAAGATAGTCCTAGTAACACACTTGCCACCGATGAAGATGATACGTTGAATGATGATGCCACCAAAATCAGATCCGATCAAGAGAGCCCTAGTATCACACTTGTTTTAGAATCCAATGAAGAGGATAAGGTGAATGATGATGCCACAGAAATCACATCCTCTCTCGAGAGACACAGAAACACTTCTGTTTTAGAAGCCACTGAGGCTGAAACACAAAACCATGAAACCATATAT GGAAAGGAGTTACCATTACCTCATGAATCAGAAGATATGATGGATGATGTAGCCACTCCAATCATAGACCCTCAAGAGATTCCACGAG GTGAAACGATGAGTGAGTCTAATGACAAGATTGCTTTGCCAAAAAGAATCTCCGAAACTGGTACAAAAGGAGTCGTATTGCAAAGAATTAACAAGCGCTCCAATCTGAAGTTGGTTGGTAAAGTTGAAACCCTTTTGGGCAAAGAATTCAAGAAGCTTGAAGATTCATTCTTGGCTCCGGTAATTAAGATGGGAAGGAAGCAGAAGCTTATGGTGTTTTCAAGGCATTTGATTCATCACTTACTCTTAAGGAGAATTGATATAGGCGAGAAGGGTTTGTGGTTTACTTTTGGAGAACAACTAATGAGGTTTTCTCTAAGAGAATTCCACTTGACAACGGGTCTGCCTTGTGttgttgataaagatgaagatgaagccgAGACTTCagcaacaaaaaagaagaagaaagatccATGGATGAACAAGAATCAAACTCTAAACACCTTGCTTAAGCTTCTTGTCGAAAAGAGTAAAGAGCTTACTGCTGATCAGAGATTAAGATTGGGAGCTACAATCCTTGTGGAAGGGATATTGATGGCAAGCAATCCGGTGACAAGTATTCCAGAAGAGCGTCTGCTTAGAGCTAGAAATTTCAAAGAGTTTTGCAAGTATCCCTGGGGGAATTTGGCCTTTGATTATTTACTGAAAGAAGTGAAGAGCTTTACCTATGCAAAGCTGACGGAGAATAATCAATACGCGATTTGTGGCTTTATATATGCGCTTCAGCTCTGGGCGTTATCTTCTGTGAATCAACTAGGCACATTCTTTGGTATTAGCGATGATGGAATTCAGTTTCCCTTGTGCTTGCATTGGAAAGAAACCAAAGCGCTTACTATTGAGGAGGTTAACAGATTCGACCAAATGGAGAAG GTTGATGTCAAATGTATCCTTGGAGATCCCGGATTGCATAGCGACTTGGTTGAAGATGTTGACTGTGAATTTGGAAGAGTTGTTGATCTTGTCAAAAGAGGATATCGTTTGAAGAGACAAGATTGGCTCAATAGAAGTGTCGACATTGCCGTTGCTGAAGCTGAAGTGGACGAAAATAATTCTGTTCCTGGGATTGATGCAACTGATCAAGAAAAGATTGAATTCCTCAATAATAAGGTAGTGTCTCTTGAAGAAAGAGTGAAGTACCTTGAAGGTCTTTTGAACATTCGTGGAGAAACTGTGAAG GAAACTGAGAAGTCAAAAGAAACTGAAGCCGCCACAAAAACCAAG GTAAATGGACAGAATGCCGATTATGAACTTGACGAAAATGAAGTTTTAGGAGTTTATATAGATGCCAAAAGAAAGGAAATCGCTaag AGAAAGAAGAATGGTGTAAGACCTCCACGTGAAGTAGGACatcaagatgaagatgatgtaGAAGTCGAAGTCAATGAA gaacaaccacaagaagaagaggaacaacaacaagaagatgATACAGAAGACGATGTGGACGATGGTGATAAAGAGAGTGAAAATCCGGAAACCAATGAA GGACAGACACAAGAGGAAGAGGAACAACACCAAGAGGATGACGCAGAAGTCAATGAA gaacagccacaagaagaagaggaacaacaagaagaagaggatacAGAAGACGATGTGGACGACGGTGATAAAGAGAGTGAAAATCCGGAAACCAATGAA GAACAGAAACAAGAGGAAGAGGAGCAACAACAAGAGGATGACACAGAAGTCAATACAGATGTTGACGTCGGTGCTAAGGAAAATGGATCTGAAAACCCCGTGAAAGGTTCAAAGAAACGTGGAAGAAAG GATGGAGAAGAAAATGAGGATGCATATGAAAAGCCCGTGAAGGTTACAAGGAAAAGTGAAAGAGTAACTAAG GGTGGAGAAGTAAATGAGGATGCATCTGAAAAGCCCATGAAGGGTACAAGGAAAAGTAAAAGAGGAACTAAG GGTGGAGAAGTAAATGAGGATGCATCTGAAAAGCCCATGAAGGGTACAAGGAAAAGTAAAAGAGGAACTAAGGTGAATATCTCTCTGTGTATAATGCTTTATAAAATGTTGTTTAGTATACTCtatgtaactttttttattgtgtCATCAAAATTGAAGGATGGAGAAGAAAATGAGTATGCATATGAAAAGCCCGTGAAGGTTACAAGGAAAAGTGAAAGAGTAACTAAG GGAAAGAAGAAAGGTGTAACACCCCCACGTGAAGTACAACAACAAGTAGAAGATCATGCAGAAACCAATGAA GATGGAGAAGGGAATGAGGATGCATCTAAAAAGCACGTGAAGTTTACAAAGAAGAATGGAAGAGGAAATAAG GAACACAATGTTGGCACCCCCAAAtcgaaaaaacaaaagaaacaatttGAGAAAGATTCAGCTGATGATGTGATAGGAAGTGTTTTGGAAGATCTTAAAAATGCCGATTAG
- the LOC125575885 gene encoding uncharacterized protein LOC125575885 isoform X18 → MKNNLKKKGKLLSIAKDCEVEVSIQEDGFRGSWYRAILEQNPTRVTGKKLRVSYKTMFNEDGVSPLKETIERSFIRPVPPECLNEGVVFKEGSVVDAYFNNGWWTGVIVVERPDGSFLVYFDDPPDIMRFIRSQLRPHADWIGSKWVKSKNKVLSQHMFTRGKLVEMTREISESEKEKIWVRALVITEVRKQGDDRRKFLIKRCTISQNSSDEAEGKHLIVDICKIRPSPPRDLCAEYSLNDYVEVVVTHGWRKGRVTEILLENKYKVYFAATKEDAVFNYTEIRLSMEWLGGGSWIRAHEREFENNAGTPIRPGQDSPSNTLATDEDDTLNDDATKIRSDQESPSITLVLESNEEDKVNDDATEITSSLERHRNTSVLEATEAETQNHETIYGKELPLPHESEDMMDDVATPIIDPQEIPRGETMSESNDKIALPKRISETGTKGVVLQRINKRSNLKLVGKVETLLGKEFKKLEDSFLAPVIKMGRKQKLMVFSRHLIHHLLLRRIDIGEKGLWFTFGEQLMRFSLREFHLTTGLPCVVDKDEDEAETSATKKKKKDPWMNKNQTLNTLLKLLVEKSKELTADQRLRLGATILVEGILMASNPVTSIPEERLLRARNFKEFCKYPWGNLAFDYLLKEVKSFTYAKLTENNQYAICGFIYALQLWALSSVNQLGTFFGISDDGIQFPLCLHWKETKALTIEEVNRFDQMEKVDVKCILGDPGLHSDLVEDVDCEFGRVVDLVKRGYRLKRQDWLNRSVDIAVAEAEVDENNSVPGIDATDQEKIEFLNNKVVSLEERVKYLEGLLNIRGETVKETEKSKETEAATKTKVNGQNADYELDENEVLGVYIDAKRKEIAKRKKNGVRPPREVGHQDEDDVEVEVNEEQPQEEEEQQQEDDTEDDVDDGDKESENPETNEEQKQEEEEQQQEDDTEVNTDVDVGAKENGSENPVKGSKKRGRKDGEENEDAYEKPVKVTRKSERVTKGGEVNEDASEKPMKGTRKSKRGTKVNISQCIRVYKMLFSIINVTFFIVSSKLKGGEVNEDASEKPMKGTRKSKRGTKVNISLCIMLYKMLFSILYVTFFIVSSKLKDGEENEYAYEKPVKVTRKSERVTKGKKKGVTPPREVQQQVEDHAETNEDGEGNEDASKKHVKFTKKNGRGNKEHNVGTPKSKKQKKQFEKDSADDVIGSVLEDLKNAD, encoded by the exons atgaaaaataatttgaagaaaaaaggaaaactttTGTCTATTGCCAAAGATTGTGAAGTAGAAGTATCTATTCAAGAAGATGGGTTCAGAGGTTCTTGGTATAGAGCTATCCTCGAGCAAAATCCGACGAGAGTAACAGGAAAAAAGCTTCGGGTTAGTTACAAAACTATGTTCAACGAAGATGGTGTAAGTCCTTTGAAGGAAACTATTGAAAGAAGTTTTATTCGGCCAGTCCCGCCAGAGTGTCTGAATGAGGGTGTCGTATTCAAGGAAGGGTCGGTGGTGGATGCTTATTTTAATAATGGTTGGTGGACTGGTGTTATCGTAGTTGAAAGGCCAGATGGTAGTTTTttggtttactttgatgatcCACCAGACATAATGAGATTCATCAGAAGCCAACTGAGACCTCATGCTGATTGGATCGGCTCCAAATGGGTCAAAAGCAAAAACaag GTATTGAGTCAACACATGTTTACGAGAGGGAAGTTGGTGGAAATGACCCGTGAAATTAGTGAAagtgaaaaggaaaaaatttGGGTCCGAGCATTGGTAATTACAGAAGTTCGGAAACAAGGAGATGATAGAAGAAAATTTCTGATCAAAAGATGTACAATCTCACAAAATTCGAGTGATGAAGCGGAAGGAAAACATTTAATAGTTGATATTTGCAAAATAAGGCCATCTCCTCCTCGAGATCTTTGTGCAGAGTACAGTCTGAACGACTATGTTGAAGTGGTTGTTACCCATGGGTGGCGCAAAGGTCGAGTGACGGAAATTCTCCTTGAAAACAAATACAAAGTGTATTTCGCTGCCACAAAAGAGGATGCGGTTTTTAATTATACTGAGATTAGGCTGTCAATGGAGTGGCTAGGTGGTGGTAGTTGGATTCGCGCACATGAG AGAGAATTTGAAAATAATGCTGGCACACCAATCAGACCCGGTCAAGATAGTCCTAGTAACACACTTGCCACCGATGAAGATGATACGTTGAATGATGATGCCACCAAAATCAGATCCGATCAAGAGAGCCCTAGTATCACACTTGTTTTAGAATCCAATGAAGAGGATAAGGTGAATGATGATGCCACAGAAATCACATCCTCTCTCGAGAGACACAGAAACACTTCTGTTTTAGAAGCCACTGAGGCTGAAACACAAAACCATGAAACCATATAT GGAAAGGAGTTACCATTACCTCATGAATCAGAAGATATGATGGATGATGTAGCCACTCCAATCATAGACCCTCAAGAGATTCCACGAG GTGAAACGATGAGTGAGTCTAATGACAAGATTGCTTTGCCAAAAAGAATCTCCGAAACTGGTACAAAAGGAGTCGTATTGCAAAGAATTAACAAGCGCTCCAATCTGAAGTTGGTTGGTAAAGTTGAAACCCTTTTGGGCAAAGAATTCAAGAAGCTTGAAGATTCATTCTTGGCTCCGGTAATTAAGATGGGAAGGAAGCAGAAGCTTATGGTGTTTTCAAGGCATTTGATTCATCACTTACTCTTAAGGAGAATTGATATAGGCGAGAAGGGTTTGTGGTTTACTTTTGGAGAACAACTAATGAGGTTTTCTCTAAGAGAATTCCACTTGACAACGGGTCTGCCTTGTGttgttgataaagatgaagatgaagccgAGACTTCagcaacaaaaaagaagaagaaagatccATGGATGAACAAGAATCAAACTCTAAACACCTTGCTTAAGCTTCTTGTCGAAAAGAGTAAAGAGCTTACTGCTGATCAGAGATTAAGATTGGGAGCTACAATCCTTGTGGAAGGGATATTGATGGCAAGCAATCCGGTGACAAGTATTCCAGAAGAGCGTCTGCTTAGAGCTAGAAATTTCAAAGAGTTTTGCAAGTATCCCTGGGGGAATTTGGCCTTTGATTATTTACTGAAAGAAGTGAAGAGCTTTACCTATGCAAAGCTGACGGAGAATAATCAATACGCGATTTGTGGCTTTATATATGCGCTTCAGCTCTGGGCGTTATCTTCTGTGAATCAACTAGGCACATTCTTTGGTATTAGCGATGATGGAATTCAGTTTCCCTTGTGCTTGCATTGGAAAGAAACCAAAGCGCTTACTATTGAGGAGGTTAACAGATTCGACCAAATGGAGAAG GTTGATGTCAAATGTATCCTTGGAGATCCCGGATTGCATAGCGACTTGGTTGAAGATGTTGACTGTGAATTTGGAAGAGTTGTTGATCTTGTCAAAAGAGGATATCGTTTGAAGAGACAAGATTGGCTCAATAGAAGTGTCGACATTGCCGTTGCTGAAGCTGAAGTGGACGAAAATAATTCTGTTCCTGGGATTGATGCAACTGATCAAGAAAAGATTGAATTCCTCAATAATAAGGTAGTGTCTCTTGAAGAAAGAGTGAAGTACCTTGAAGGTCTTTTGAACATTCGTGGAGAAACTGTGAAG GAAACTGAGAAGTCAAAAGAAACTGAAGCCGCCACAAAAACCAAG GTAAATGGACAGAATGCCGATTATGAACTTGACGAAAATGAAGTTTTAGGAGTTTATATAGATGCCAAAAGAAAGGAAATCGCTaag AGAAAGAAGAATGGTGTAAGACCTCCACGTGAAGTAGGACatcaagatgaagatgatgtaGAAGTCGAAGTCAATGAA gaacaaccacaagaagaagaggaacaacaacaagaagatgATACAGAAGACGATGTGGACGATGGTGATAAAGAGAGTGAAAATCCGGAAACCAATGAA GAACAGAAACAAGAGGAAGAGGAGCAACAACAAGAGGATGACACAGAAGTCAATACAGATGTTGACGTCGGTGCTAAGGAAAATGGATCTGAAAACCCCGTGAAAGGTTCAAAGAAACGTGGAAGAAAG GATGGAGAAGAAAATGAGGATGCATATGAAAAGCCCGTGAAGGTTACAAGGAAAAGTGAAAGAGTAACTAAG GGTGGAGAAGTAAATGAGGATGCATCTGAAAAGCCCATGAAGGGTACAAGGAAAAGTAAAAGAGGAACTAAGGTGAATATCTCTCAGtgtataagggtttataaaatgcTGTTTAGTATAATCAatgtaactttttttattgtgtCATCAAAATTGAAGGGTGGAGAAGTAAATGAGGATGCATCTGAAAAGCCCATGAAGGGTACAAGGAAAAGTAAAAGAGGAACTAAGGTGAATATCTCTCTGTGTATAATGCTTTATAAAATGTTGTTTAGTATACTCtatgtaactttttttattgtgtCATCAAAATTGAAGGATGGAGAAGAAAATGAGTATGCATATGAAAAGCCCGTGAAGGTTACAAGGAAAAGTGAAAGAGTAACTAAG GGAAAGAAGAAAGGTGTAACACCCCCACGTGAAGTACAACAACAAGTAGAAGATCATGCAGAAACCAATGAA GATGGAGAAGGGAATGAGGATGCATCTAAAAAGCACGTGAAGTTTACAAAGAAGAATGGAAGAGGAAATAAG GAACACAATGTTGGCACCCCCAAAtcgaaaaaacaaaagaaacaatttGAGAAAGATTCAGCTGATGATGTGATAGGAAGTGTTTTGGAAGATCTTAAAAATGCCGATTAG